Proteins co-encoded in one Deinococcus planocerae genomic window:
- a CDS encoding PAS domain-containing protein has translation MDFSQGRVEDRPAPASAPHPYDALPTPAWTCTAQGELTFVNRAWQTVTGQSAAQVLGTLFTEVLHPEERAGALERWNAARAQGTPFEGEYRLRAADGTFHPVSLRAQPAGGDPGDSWVGTASEVGGDGLLARHLEARVGEVQGARRDAELIAALSGALQRAGTPEEVSQFALDLIGPALGAQSMLVVRLGGDQIRLPTIWGDTPGPIAEYMTRPELRLDDTPLLRQVAREGRGVYVDDYRAAPGAISSFPALAGGFEPIRTPDGTLEGFLVVWRPVGPAVWRAEERRLLERAADTLGLALERAAAAQRLAESAAALDAFVAFTEAVGSETDVFALARRAGEVLRANLGNVSVAYYKPGGGLWRARVWTDDLSPEVAATIAAGVSQDTPSFKRAVEEHRPLFVSGWNPEREEVAHTEAYGAVAFYPFFREGQPRSVLVAGTQDARAWSERERAVFQAVGRGLGLALERSDAAAWQAVQNRELEARTAALEGFADLTRDLSLRADPHALVRRAQEVVLSLLTPGYALYYEREGERWRNRVQTGEVGHPDLQAFIDAGPPVGETPSVDVPWTTRQPLYQDSYARGSDTPAEMVQHVSTVASLPVLRHGEVVGVFITVLFDARAWTGTDRVVLETVVRSLGIALERAQEVSDLARRTGEVAEWRERYEVAVQGSGHVLYDWNASTGQIVYGGPVEAVTGYTPGELSGGPAPWTERLIHPDDRPAFRAEVAQVVREGGTLHLGFRVIRKDGSVREVETDGHFMWGPGGVTRLVGLIKDVTERREAEERLRRSNEELRRSNAELEQFAYVASHDLQAPLRAVTSFSELILRRYGEGLDERGRLYLGQIVENGQHMKRLVDDLLGFSRLNTRPRREEVSDAAAIFDAVAARFAGEVESLGGELTRGPLSQVRADAGQLDQLLQNLISNALKYRREGAAPRVHVRAEREGAFWRFQVADNGIGIEGQYFERIFVIFQRLHGREEFEGTGIGLAVCKKIVEAHGGRLWLESRPGEGTTFFFTLPAV, from the coding sequence ATGGACTTTTCCCAGGGGCGCGTGGAGGACCGCCCGGCGCCCGCCTCTGCCCCCCACCCCTACGACGCGCTGCCGACCCCCGCGTGGACGTGCACCGCGCAGGGCGAGCTGACCTTCGTCAACCGCGCGTGGCAGACGGTGACGGGGCAGAGCGCAGCGCAGGTGCTGGGCACGCTCTTCACGGAGGTCCTCCATCCCGAGGAGCGGGCGGGGGCGCTGGAGCGCTGGAACGCGGCCCGGGCCCAGGGAACCCCCTTCGAGGGCGAGTACCGCCTGCGTGCCGCGGACGGCACGTTCCACCCCGTCTCCCTGCGCGCCCAGCCCGCCGGGGGGGACCCGGGGGACTCCTGGGTGGGGACGGCGAGCGAGGTGGGTGGGGACGGCTTGCTCGCCCGCCACCTGGAGGCCCGGGTGGGCGAGGTGCAAGGGGCGCGGCGGGACGCCGAACTCATCGCGGCGCTCTCGGGGGCCCTGCAACGGGCGGGGACTCCGGAGGAGGTGTCGCAGTTCGCGCTCGACCTGATCGGCCCGGCGCTGGGGGCGCAGAGCATGTTGGTGGTGCGGCTGGGCGGCGACCAGATTCGCCTCCCGACGATCTGGGGCGACACGCCGGGGCCCATCGCCGAGTACATGACCCGCCCCGAACTCAGGCTGGACGACACCCCGCTGCTGCGGCAGGTCGCGCGGGAGGGACGCGGCGTGTACGTGGACGACTACCGGGCGGCGCCGGGGGCGATCTCCTCCTTCCCGGCGCTCGCGGGCGGCTTCGAGCCCATCCGCACGCCGGACGGCACGCTGGAGGGCTTTCTGGTGGTGTGGCGGCCCGTGGGCCCGGCGGTGTGGCGGGCGGAGGAACGGCGGCTGCTGGAGCGGGCGGCGGACACCCTGGGGCTCGCGCTGGAGCGGGCGGCGGCGGCGCAGCGGCTGGCGGAGTCGGCGGCGGCGCTCGACGCCTTCGTGGCCTTTACGGAGGCGGTCGGCAGCGAGACGGACGTGTTCGCCCTGGCGCGGCGGGCGGGCGAGGTGCTGCGGGCGAACCTCGGGAACGTGAGCGTGGCGTACTACAAGCCGGGCGGCGGCCTGTGGCGGGCGCGGGTGTGGACCGACGACCTCTCCCCCGAGGTGGCCGCCACCATCGCGGCGGGTGTGAGCCAGGACACGCCGAGCTTCAAGCGGGCGGTGGAGGAGCACAGGCCGCTGTTCGTGTCGGGCTGGAACCCCGAGCGCGAGGAGGTGGCCCACACCGAGGCGTACGGGGCGGTCGCCTTCTACCCCTTCTTCCGGGAGGGGCAGCCGCGCAGCGTCCTCGTGGCGGGCACCCAGGACGCCCGTGCCTGGTCCGAGCGCGAGCGGGCGGTCTTCCAGGCGGTCGGGCGCGGCCTGGGCCTCGCGCTGGAGCGCTCGGACGCGGCGGCGTGGCAGGCGGTCCAAAACCGCGAACTCGAAGCCCGCACGGCGGCGCTGGAGGGCTTTGCCGACCTCACCCGCGACCTCAGCCTGCGCGCCGATCCCCACGCGCTCGTGCGGCGGGCGCAGGAGGTCGTGCTCTCGCTCCTCACGCCCGGTTACGCGCTGTACTACGAACGCGAGGGGGAGCGCTGGCGCAACCGGGTGCAGACCGGGGAGGTGGGGCACCCGGACCTCCAGGCCTTCATCGACGCGGGGCCGCCCGTGGGCGAGACGCCCAGCGTGGACGTGCCCTGGACCACCCGGCAGCCCCTCTACCAGGACAGCTACGCCCGCGGCAGCGACACCCCGGCGGAGATGGTGCAGCACGTGAGTACGGTCGCCTCGCTGCCCGTCTTGCGGCACGGGGAGGTGGTCGGGGTTTTCATCACGGTGCTGTTCGACGCGCGGGCCTGGACCGGGACCGACCGGGTGGTGCTGGAGACGGTGGTGCGCAGCCTCGGGATCGCCCTGGAGCGCGCGCAGGAGGTCTCGGACCTCGCACGGCGCACCGGGGAGGTCGCCGAGTGGCGCGAACGCTACGAGGTCGCGGTGCAGGGCTCGGGGCACGTGCTGTACGACTGGAACGCCTCGACGGGCCAGATCGTGTACGGCGGCCCGGTCGAGGCGGTGACCGGCTACACCCCGGGGGAGCTGAGCGGCGGGCCGGCCCCCTGGACCGAGCGCCTGATCCACCCCGACGACCGCCCCGCCTTCCGCGCCGAGGTCGCGCAGGTGGTCCGGGAGGGCGGCACCCTCCACCTGGGCTTCCGGGTGATCCGCAAGGACGGCAGCGTGCGCGAGGTCGAGACCGACGGGCACTTCATGTGGGGGCCGGGGGGGGTGACCCGGCTCGTCGGATTGATCAAGGACGTGACCGAGCGCCGCGAGGCGGAGGAGCGGCTGCGCCGGTCGAACGAGGAGTTGCGCCGCTCGAACGCCGAACTCGAACAGTTCGCCTACGTCGCCTCCCACGACCTCCAGGCCCCGCTGCGCGCGGTGACGAGCTTTTCCGAGCTGATCTTGCGCCGCTACGGGGAGGGACTCGACGAGCGCGGGCGGCTCTACCTCGGGCAGATCGTGGAGAACGGCCAGCATATGAAGCGGCTGGTGGACGACCTGCTGGGCTTCTCGCGCCTGAACACCCGCCCCCGCCGCGAGGAGGTCTCGGACGCCGCCGCCATCTTCGACGCGGTGGCCGCGCGCTTCGCCGGGGAGGTCGAATCGCTCGGCGGCGAGCTGACCCGGGGCCCCCTGTCCCAGGTGCGCGCCGACGCGGGGCAGCTCGACCAACTGCTGCAAAACCTGATCTCGAACGCCCTGAAGTACCGCCGCGAGGGCGCGGCGCCCAGGGTCCACGTCCGCGCCGAGCGTGAGGGCGCCTTCTGGCGGTTTCAGGTTGCCGACAACGGCATCGGCATCGAGGGGCAGTACTTCGAGCGCATCTTCGTGATCTTCCAGCGCCTGCATGGCCGCGAGGAGTTCGAGGGCACGGGGATCGGCCTCGCCGTGTGCAAAAAGATCGTCGAGGCCCACGGCGGGCGGCTGTGGCTCGAATCGCGTCCCGGCGAGGGCACCACGTTCTTCTTCACCCTCCCGGCGGTCTAG
- a CDS encoding KGG domain-containing protein yields the protein MTRTSTTGSTARRGFAAMDPGRQREIASLGGRAAHQSGNAHRFTSEEAREAGRKGGQSSRSGKAPERKPSGD from the coding sequence ATGACGAGAACGAGCACGACGGGCAGCACGGCGCGGCGCGGCTTCGCGGCGATGGACCCGGGGCGGCAGCGCGAGATCGCCAGCCTGGGCGGACGGGCGGCCCACCAGAGCGGCAACGCCCACCGCTTCACCTCGGAAGAGGCGCGCGAGGCGGGCCGCAAAGGCGGCCAGTCCTCCCGGAGCGGCAAGGCCCCCGAGCGCAAGCCGTCCGGGGACTGA
- a CDS encoding ribbon-helix-helix domain-containing protein, which yields MPRKNYPLRISPELYAALERWAADELRSVNAQIEYLLTQSVREAGRLKPGQRADPTKDREEA from the coding sequence ATGCCCCGCAAGAACTACCCCCTGCGCATCAGCCCCGAACTCTACGCCGCCCTGGAGCGCTGGGCCGCCGACGAACTCCGCAGCGTGAACGCCCAGATCGAGTACCTCCTCACCCAGAGCGTGCGCGAGGCCGGACGCCTCAAACCCGGCCAGCGCGCCGACCCCACCAAGGACCGCGAGGAAGCCTAG
- a CDS encoding SPFH domain-containing protein — MDKLQQLPVTTGPQGGVSPEPGVASVERRAFGLPGVPAVLLWLGLAGGAAALFWSGLIVAAAVVAALALVALFGFFIVQPNQASVLTLFGRYVGSERRNGFYWTNPFTVRRRVSLRIRNFNSERLKVNDQMGNPIEIAAVIVWRVVDTARAVFDVEDYAGFVAIQSETALRHLAAQYPYDDHDGLAFSLRGNPDEVAEALGRELATRLRHAGVEVLEARLSHLAYSPEIAGAMLQRQQASAIIAARQQIVQGAVGMVEMALRELSEQGIVQLDEERKAQMVSNLLVVLTSERGTQPVVNAGSLY, encoded by the coding sequence ATGGACAAGTTGCAGCAGCTTCCGGTCACCACGGGTCCGCAGGGGGGCGTCTCGCCGGAGCCGGGGGTGGCGAGCGTGGAGCGGCGCGCGTTCGGGCTGCCGGGGGTGCCCGCCGTGCTCCTGTGGCTGGGGCTGGCGGGCGGGGCCGCGGCGCTCTTCTGGTCGGGCCTGATCGTCGCCGCCGCCGTTGTCGCCGCGCTGGCGCTGGTCGCGCTCTTCGGGTTTTTCATTGTGCAGCCCAACCAGGCGAGCGTGCTCACCCTTTTCGGGCGCTACGTCGGCAGCGAGCGGCGCAACGGCTTTTACTGGACGAACCCCTTCACGGTGCGCAGGCGGGTGTCGCTGCGCATCCGCAACTTCAACTCCGAGCGGCTGAAGGTGAACGACCAGATGGGCAACCCCATCGAAATCGCGGCGGTGATCGTGTGGCGGGTGGTGGACACCGCGCGGGCCGTGTTCGACGTGGAGGACTACGCGGGCTTCGTGGCGATCCAGTCGGAGACGGCGCTGCGCCACCTCGCCGCCCAGTACCCCTACGACGACCACGACGGCCTGGCCTTCTCGCTGCGCGGCAACCCCGACGAGGTGGCCGAGGCCCTCGGGCGCGAGCTCGCGACCCGGCTGCGCCACGCGGGGGTGGAGGTGCTCGAAGCGCGGCTCTCCCACCTCGCCTACTCGCCCGAGATCGCCGGGGCGATGCTCCAGCGCCAGCAGGCGAGTGCGATCATCGCCGCCCGGCAGCAGATCGTGCAGGGGGCGGTCGGCATGGTCGAGATGGCCCTGCGCGAACTCTCGGAGCAGGGCATCGTGCAGCTCGACGAGGAACGCAAGGCGCAGATGGTGAGCAACCTCCTCGTGGTCCTCACGAGCGAGCGCGGCACCCAGCCCGTCGTCAACGCCGGGAGCCTGTATTGA
- a CDS encoding aldo/keto reductase has product MHDRRLGKTGYDVSAISFGAWAIGGTWGAVDDEESLAALHRALDLGINLFDTADVYGDGHSERLIARLRRERSEPFYVATKAGRRLNPHVASGYTRENLRGFIERSLRNLEQDALDLLQLHCPPPEVIERGEVFGLLDDFKQEGLLRAYGVSVETVGEALKATEHPGVASIQIIFNAFRFKPAEEFFAAARERDVGILARVPLASGLLTGKLRRDSRFAEDDHRTFNRHGEAFDRGETFSGVDYETGLEAVERLRPLVPEGMTLAQFALRWILMFPEVSCAIPGARNPAQVEGNAAAADLPPLTPEQMEGVRAVYDGLIRPQVQALW; this is encoded by the coding sequence ATGCACGACCGCAGACTCGGCAAGACCGGATACGACGTGTCCGCCATCAGCTTCGGGGCCTGGGCCATCGGCGGCACCTGGGGGGCGGTGGACGACGAGGAGAGCCTCGCCGCCCTGCACCGCGCCCTCGACCTCGGCATCAACCTCTTCGATACCGCCGACGTGTACGGCGACGGCCACAGCGAGCGGCTCATCGCCCGGTTGCGCCGCGAGCGATCCGAGCCCTTCTACGTCGCCACGAAGGCGGGGCGGCGGCTGAATCCTCACGTCGCCTCCGGCTACACCCGCGAGAACCTGCGGGGCTTCATCGAACGCAGCCTACGGAATCTGGAGCAGGACGCGCTCGACCTCCTCCAGTTGCACTGCCCGCCGCCCGAGGTGATCGAGCGGGGCGAGGTATTCGGCCTCCTCGACGACTTCAAGCAGGAAGGGCTGCTGCGGGCCTACGGCGTCAGCGTCGAGACGGTGGGGGAGGCCTTGAAGGCGACCGAGCACCCGGGCGTCGCCTCCATCCAGATCATCTTCAACGCCTTCCGCTTCAAGCCCGCCGAGGAATTCTTCGCGGCGGCGCGGGAGCGGGACGTGGGTATCCTCGCCCGCGTGCCTCTGGCGAGCGGCCTCCTGACGGGCAAACTCCGCCGCGACAGCCGCTTCGCCGAGGACGACCACCGCACCTTCAACCGTCACGGCGAGGCCTTCGACCGGGGCGAGACCTTCTCCGGCGTGGACTACGAGACCGGCCTGGAGGCCGTGGAGCGCCTGCGTCCCCTCGTCCCCGAAGGCATGACGCTCGCCCAGTTCGCCCTGCGCTGGATTCTGATGTTCCCCGAGGTGAGTTGCGCGATCCCCGGCGCCCGCAACCCCGCCCAGGTCGAGGGCAACGCGGCGGCGGCGGACCTCCCGCCCCTCACCCCCGAGCAGATGGAGGGCGTCCGGGCCGTGTACGATGGGCTGATCCGCCCCCAGGTCCAGGCGCTGTGGTGA
- a CDS encoding cyclodeaminase/cyclohydrolase family protein, with protein sequence MSSLWDRPVRVLLQETASPAPTPGGGSVAALSGAFGAALVTMALEISLGKQPGEAEGQAMRDLLAELARHRERLQALADEDVAAFGGYMDALALPRGSEEERRGRRAALREATRAATAAPLETARAVVEVLDLAPRAAELAHKEVVSDVGAGAALLRGALQASLLTVDINVPGWPEGERAGLRAEREDLETRGGARADEVLRRTQERLGAGE encoded by the coding sequence ATGTCCTCCCTCTGGGACCGACCCGTGCGGGTACTCCTGCAAGAGACCGCCAGCCCCGCCCCCACCCCTGGAGGCGGGTCCGTCGCCGCGCTGAGCGGAGCGTTCGGGGCCGCCCTGGTGACGATGGCCCTCGAAATCAGCCTCGGTAAGCAGCCCGGCGAGGCCGAGGGGCAGGCTATGCGGGACCTGCTCGCCGAGCTGGCCCGCCACCGCGAACGCCTGCAAGCCCTCGCCGACGAGGACGTGGCGGCGTTCGGCGGGTACATGGACGCGCTGGCCCTCCCCAGAGGCAGCGAGGAGGAACGCCGTGGGCGGCGGGCGGCCCTGCGGGAGGCCACGCGAGCGGCGACGGCGGCCCCGCTGGAAACGGCCCGGGCCGTCGTGGAAGTTCTCGACCTCGCCCCCCGCGCCGCCGAACTCGCCCACAAGGAGGTGGTGAGCGACGTGGGGGCGGGGGCCGCCTTGCTGCGCGGTGCCCTCCAGGCCAGCCTCCTCACCGTGGACATCAACGTGCCGGGCTGGCCGGAGGGGGAGCGGGCGGGGCTGCGGGCCGAGCGGGAGGACCTCGAAACGCGGGGCGGGGCGCGGGCGGACGAGGTGCTCCGCCGGACGCAGGAACGGCTCGGGGCGGGGGAGTAA
- a CDS encoding Rieske 2Fe-2S domain-containing protein encodes MTQAPEQTPRYDRTVDPTEQVIASQAWLDKAAVPLQKAIVGFYEGGGKVTRRLEDFLHGKYVGTPLHPILVTIPIGAWSVAAVLDFLELRGRKDVRAGSDLAVAVGLVGGMAAIATGWTDWARGGDSPVKRRVGFVHGSLNETAFLLYAGSYLLRGGKARATARGIGWLAYMVSGMSAHLGGTLVYKEGLGVSHTADLRPPDGFVPVLAEADLPENTPTRAEAGEVPVLLVRQGETVYALAETCSHLGGPLSEGRIEGDAIRCPWHGSLFRLSDGYVLESPSAHAQPCFVTRVRDGQIEVRPGRSWD; translated from the coding sequence ATGACGCAAGCGCCAGAACAGACGCCACGCTACGACCGCACCGTGGACCCCACCGAACAGGTCATCGCCTCGCAGGCGTGGCTCGACAAGGCCGCCGTGCCGCTCCAGAAGGCCATCGTCGGTTTCTACGAGGGCGGGGGCAAGGTCACCCGCCGCCTGGAAGACTTCCTGCACGGCAAGTACGTCGGCACGCCCCTGCACCCCATCCTGGTGACCATCCCCATCGGCGCGTGGTCGGTGGCCGCCGTGCTCGATTTCCTGGAGCTGCGGGGCCGCAAGGACGTGCGGGCGGGATCGGACCTCGCGGTGGCGGTCGGCCTGGTGGGCGGGATGGCCGCCATCGCGACGGGCTGGACCGACTGGGCGCGGGGCGGCGACTCGCCCGTCAAGCGGCGGGTGGGCTTCGTCCACGGCAGCCTGAACGAGACGGCTTTCCTCCTGTACGCGGGCTCGTACCTGCTGCGGGGCGGGAAGGCGCGGGCCACGGCGCGCGGGATCGGCTGGCTCGCGTACATGGTCTCCGGCATGAGCGCGCACCTCGGCGGCACCCTCGTCTACAAGGAGGGCCTGGGCGTCTCCCACACCGCCGACCTGCGGCCCCCGGACGGCTTCGTGCCCGTGCTGGCCGAGGCCGACCTTCCCGAGAACACGCCCACCCGCGCGGAGGCGGGCGAGGTGCCCGTCTTGCTCGTGCGCCAGGGGGAGACCGTCTACGCCCTCGCCGAGACGTGCTCGCACCTGGGCGGCCCGCTGAGTGAGGGCCGGATCGAGGGCGACGCCATCCGCTGCCCGTGGCACGGCAGCCTCTTCCGCCTCTCGGACGGCTACGTGCTCGAAAGTCCGTCGGCCCACGCGCAGCCCTGCTTCGTGACGCGGGTGCGGGACGGGCAGATCGAGGTCAGGCCCGGTCGCTCCTGGGACTGA
- a CDS encoding putative bifunctional diguanylate cyclase/phosphodiesterase, translating into MWMPLALAHTEPDASPILALKRRLYLILLPQIVVLGSVITVLAFPLASPERTICLWTVLVWALTYLGFLAGQVGLRRLEQFVVLNGACCFLSLQACVLFVPSLYSGSDLFCMIAPLVYIWAFMTLGTRAGTVVAAVFYLVSLALGMVAALLPRLSSFPVNPDLNWPLHLQYYVLSPLFIGFTYGSAALLDAQTAARLGAVTRQARTDPLTGLPNRLHFGEALDAALEGAKRREEGLALLFVDLDHFKTVNDVLGHAAGDDFLRDLAGRWRAVVREGDVLARISGDEFAMLVRAPEDVEDVLGVAERLGAAARRPLSLNGQPHLVTASVGVSLFPGHGRVASELLSRADLAMYQAKAARSGVCLFEPAMAARRERRRVLEQHLGGALDREELTLHYQPIFDLRTRELVGLEALLRWHPPALGPVSPAEFVPIAEESGMIVPIGAWVVRTACAQSRAWRDAGLTPPPVSVNVSPAQFERPDFAAQVLAALETHGLCPAALCLELTERGILHPGAHAPLATLRGRGLGIALDDFGIEYSSLARLHELPISGLKIDRSFTQALDAGDGSGARTVAHTIIALARALDLHVVAEGVETPGQVAELLASGCVAAQGYLLARPVPAAEVTARLAAAPGPAPRMG; encoded by the coding sequence ATGTGGATGCCTCTCGCGCTCGCCCACACGGAGCCTGACGCCTCTCCCATCCTGGCGCTCAAGAGGCGGCTGTACCTGATCCTGCTGCCCCAGATCGTCGTTCTCGGGTCGGTGATCACGGTCCTCGCCTTTCCGCTGGCGAGCCCGGAGCGCACGATCTGCCTGTGGACGGTGCTCGTCTGGGCGCTGACCTACCTGGGGTTTCTCGCCGGGCAGGTGGGGCTGCGGCGGCTCGAACAGTTCGTGGTGCTCAACGGGGCGTGCTGCTTTTTGTCGCTTCAGGCCTGCGTGCTGTTCGTGCCGAGCCTGTACTCGGGGTCGGACCTGTTTTGCATGATCGCGCCGCTGGTCTACATCTGGGCCTTCATGACGCTGGGCACCCGCGCCGGAACCGTCGTCGCCGCCGTGTTCTACCTCGTCTCGCTGGCGCTGGGGATGGTCGCCGCGCTGCTGCCCCGGCTCTCGTCCTTTCCCGTCAACCCGGACCTGAACTGGCCGCTGCACCTCCAGTACTACGTCCTGAGCCCGCTTTTCATCGGCTTCACGTACGGGTCGGCGGCCCTGCTCGACGCGCAGACGGCGGCGCGGCTGGGGGCCGTCACCCGTCAGGCGCGCACCGACCCCCTGACCGGGTTGCCCAACCGCCTGCACTTCGGCGAGGCGCTGGACGCGGCCCTGGAGGGGGCGAAGCGGCGGGAGGAGGGCCTCGCCCTGCTCTTCGTCGACCTCGACCACTTCAAGACGGTCAACGACGTGCTCGGGCACGCGGCGGGCGACGACTTCCTGCGCGACCTCGCCGGGCGCTGGCGGGCGGTGGTGCGGGAGGGAGACGTGCTCGCCCGCATCAGCGGCGACGAGTTCGCCATGCTCGTGCGCGCCCCGGAGGACGTGGAGGACGTGCTCGGGGTCGCCGAGCGGCTGGGCGCGGCGGCCCGGCGCCCCCTGTCCCTGAACGGCCAGCCCCACCTCGTCACGGCGAGCGTGGGGGTCAGCCTCTTTCCCGGGCACGGGCGGGTGGCGAGCGAACTGCTCTCGCGCGCCGACCTCGCCATGTACCAGGCGAAGGCCGCAAGGAGCGGCGTGTGCCTCTTCGAGCCCGCGATGGCGGCGAGGCGCGAACGGCGCCGCGTCCTGGAGCAGCATCTCGGCGGCGCCCTCGACCGCGAGGAACTCACGCTGCACTACCAGCCTATCTTCGACCTGCGGACCCGCGAGCTTGTCGGGCTGGAGGCCTTGCTGCGCTGGCACCCCCCGGCCCTGGGCCCCGTCTCGCCCGCCGAGTTCGTGCCCATCGCCGAGGAGAGCGGAATGATCGTGCCCATCGGCGCGTGGGTGGTGAGGACGGCCTGCGCCCAGAGCCGGGCGTGGCGGGACGCGGGGCTCACCCCCCCGCCGGTGTCGGTCAACGTCTCGCCCGCCCAGTTCGAGCGGCCCGACTTCGCGGCCCAGGTGCTCGCGGCGCTGGAGACGCACGGCCTGTGCCCTGCGGCCCTGTGCCTCGAACTCACCGAGCGCGGCATCCTGCACCCGGGGGCGCACGCGCCGCTGGCGACCCTGCGGGGGCGCGGCCTGGGGATCGCGCTCGACGACTTCGGCATCGAGTATTCCTCGCTCGCCCGCCTCCACGAGCTGCCCATCAGCGGCCTGAAGATCGACCGCTCCTTTACCCAGGCCCTCGACGCGGGGGACGGCTCCGGCGCACGCACCGTCGCCCACACCATCATCGCCCTCGCCCGGGCGCTCGACCTGCACGTCGTCGCCGAGGGGGTCGAGACGCCGGGGCAGGTCGCCGAGCTGCTCGCCTCGGGCTGCGTGGCCGCCCAGGGCTACCTCCTCGCCCGCCCGGTGCCCGCCGCGGAGGTCACGGCCCGGCTGGCCGCCGCGCCGGGGCCCGCGCCCCGGATGGGTTGA
- a CDS encoding ion transporter encodes MGDRRAAWRVTLGNVIYNNDTRAGRTFDLLLIFLIVVSVLAVMLDSVSWFRARFEPQLNVVEWVLTLLFTAEYVLRLIAARHPWNYVRSFFGIVDLLSIVPAYLALLVPGAEYLLIIRVLRLLRIFRILKLVRYLSEASVLTQALRASVAKIIVFLAVVLTLVTVIGALMYVIEGPRYGFTSIPTSIYWAIVTLTTVGYGDIAPKTPWGKGLASLAMILGYGIIAVPTGIVTVGIAQAQAGRRGTRPCPRCGLERHEADARYCRRCGETLPAEASAAARP; translated from the coding sequence ATGGGCGACCGGCGGGCGGCGTGGCGGGTGACGTTGGGCAATGTCATCTACAACAACGACACCCGTGCGGGCCGGACCTTCGACCTGCTTCTGATCTTCCTGATCGTGGTCAGCGTGCTCGCGGTGATGCTCGACAGCGTGTCGTGGTTTCGCGCCCGCTTCGAGCCGCAGCTCAACGTGGTGGAGTGGGTGCTGACCCTGCTCTTCACGGCGGAGTACGTGCTGAGGCTGATCGCCGCGCGGCACCCCTGGAATTACGTGCGCTCCTTTTTCGGGATCGTGGACCTGCTCTCCATCGTCCCGGCGTACCTCGCGCTTCTCGTGCCGGGGGCGGAGTATCTCTTGATCATCCGGGTGCTGCGGCTGCTGCGCATCTTCCGCATCCTCAAGCTCGTGCGATACCTCTCGGAGGCGAGCGTGCTCACCCAGGCGCTGCGGGCGAGCGTCGCCAAGATCATCGTCTTCCTCGCGGTGGTGCTCACCCTCGTCACGGTCATCGGCGCCCTGATGTACGTGATCGAGGGGCCCCGCTACGGCTTCACGAGCATCCCCACGAGCATCTACTGGGCCATCGTGACCCTCACGACCGTGGGGTACGGGGACATCGCGCCCAAGACGCCCTGGGGCAAGGGCCTCGCGTCGCTCGCCATGATCCTGGGCTACGGCATCATCGCCGTGCCCACCGGTATCGTGACCGTGGGGATCGCCCAGGCGCAGGCGGGGCGGCGGGGCACGCGGCCCTGCCCCCGTTGCGGCCTGGAGCGCCACGAGGCCGACGCCCGCTACTGTCGGCGCTGCGGGGAGACGCTGCCCGCCGAGGCGAGCGCGGCGGCGCGGCCCTGA
- a CDS encoding TetR/AcrR family transcriptional regulator, protein MSDVGVGGTRQERLRRNSAERRARQRLDLRRAILGAATDLFAREGYEGFSLRQVAEAIGYSPTAIYLHFTDKDDLLHHVALEGFRSFGDELQRAFDGAGDTLERLRAVGLAYLRFGVSHPVHYRLMFMVRGEFLERPNPPGYGSVIDAFGVLERTVTEGLARGELPPRPAEVYTSFLWAHVHGLVSLHLATPHFPAEGLEALFLAHMEVFARGLRP, encoded by the coding sequence ATGAGCGACGTGGGGGTGGGAGGCACCCGCCAGGAGCGGTTGCGCCGAAACAGCGCCGAGCGGCGGGCGCGGCAGCGGCTCGACCTGCGGCGCGCGATCCTGGGCGCGGCGACGGACCTCTTCGCCCGTGAGGGATACGAGGGCTTCTCGCTGCGGCAGGTGGCCGAGGCCATCGGCTACTCGCCCACCGCGATCTACCTGCACTTCACCGACAAGGACGACCTGTTGCACCACGTCGCGCTGGAGGGCTTCCGCTCCTTCGGGGACGAGTTGCAGCGGGCCTTCGACGGCGCGGGGGATACGCTCGAGCGCCTCCGGGCCGTCGGGCTCGCCTACCTGCGCTTCGGCGTCTCGCACCCCGTCCACTACCGCCTGATGTTCATGGTGCGCGGCGAGTTTCTGGAGAGGCCCAACCCGCCGGGCTACGGGTCCGTGATCGACGCCTTCGGGGTTCTGGAGCGCACCGTCACCGAGGGACTCGCCCGGGGTGAGCTGCCCCCCCGGCCCGCCGAGGTCTACACCAGCTTCCTGTGGGCCCACGTCCACGGCCTCGTCTCCCTCCACCTGGCGACGCCCCACTTTCCCGCCGAGGGGCTCGAAGCCCTCTTCCTCGCCCACATGGAGGTGTTCGCGCGCGGCCTGCGCCCCTGA